The Psychrobacillus sp. FSL K6-2836 nucleotide sequence CAAAGCAACGAAGTGTACGTGGGAGATCAACTGACCGTAAAAGCCCGAATGGTTCAACTAACAACCAGTGGGGATAAACTTTTACTTTATCCTTATATCGTCGTTATTTTAATATCTTTCAATCTTTGAGATTTCTTAAAATTAATACGCTTGAAAACGATTAATTCCTTTCAGTTTAGGAGAGTATAAATGTAACTTTTAAAATAGTTTTAAGACAAACTTAATAATCGAGTTATTTCCCGGGAAATTGACAGGAAAGGAGTTTTTGTAAATGAAAATCGACAAGTTTGGATTTAATTGGGGGGACATTTTGTTTGGAGTACTCGGATCAAGTGGTTTTGTTTTGTTTCTTTACTTTTTTACATCCTATTAAATTGGAAAGCATATAAAAACACCTATCGAAATGCTCCTATTCGTTAGGTGTTTTCTATTTGATAAATTTAAACAATGTAACGTCCTCCGTTAATTTTTTTTATACTGTTGTAGTTTGTTGAATAATGACTCATCTCTTGTCGTCAAAGCAAAGTCAAACATGCGCTCTAAGTTTAGTTGTTCTAGTAATTCGATGACTTCTTCAGTTCCTTCTATCGGTACTTCCTGTGTATCTTGGTTTGCTTCTTCTAAAATTGTTTGTAAATGTGTATGAATATCTGACACAAGCAATAATTGATAGAGTGGCAATCTAATAAATCTATTCCCTTTTTGAAAAACAAATACTTCCGACAAATTTTCCACCTGTAATGTCTGCGCATTTAAAATGATTTCTTTGCCCTCTACTGGTATAAAATGAAACAGCTCATCATCTTTCCTTATGGAAAAATACTGATAGGCAAACACCATCTTTATACTATTCCCTTCATACTTTGTATAAAATGGTTTCATTAACTGTACTAGTATCATATTCTCCTCTCCTTTAATAGAATTTTCTGATTACTATTAGTTTATCACATTTTCTCATTTTCGTGTAGTTAATGCCATTAAATATTCTTACTAGATGGGAAATATTTAACGTTAACGCTTTGTTCCTTGGGATCATTTACACGCTCATAACTACTGGATAGTTGCGCTCTTTCTTTATTTATTTGCATTCGTGAAGGATTTACTTGCTATGGTATTCTAAATACTTCCGGTGGAGCACCATTTACTCGTATTTTCCTCTATGTTTTATACGGGATTAATGCTGTGGGTAATTGTTTTCGATAAAGTAACTATCGAATAAATAAAAAAAAGCGAATGCACTCCGTATCCGCTTTTAAATATGATTTTATTTTACTAGAGATCTCGGTCTATTCTTTCCTTTTGCTATGGTGAAAAAACCAAATGAGTGCGGGTTGTATTCAACGATAAACGTTTGAAATACTTTTTCCAGTACTTTTGTTTGGTTATACTCCCCTTTATGTTCTAAAAAAAATGATAATAGGTTAGCGTTACAATCGAGTTGTAAATCATAAACAGTGAAATCCTCTGCAACAATCTGTTCAATATGAGTCATCTCTTTTCTACGATATCCACTAAAATACTCAATATACTTTTTCTTAACACCAATAACCTTTATATCTTCCTCATTCCTACTTGAATCATTATCCTGAAACTCAAATAAGGACGGTATGTTAAATTGTACTCTTTCTATAACTATCACTTCCTTTTACATTATATTAATTCCTATATTTCTCATTAATGTTAGTGGATGTATATTCCTTATACTATAAATGCTTGTGTTTTTTATGGATATCTCCAATTTAGCGATTTTTATTCATTGCTCTTTTAATTTCGCTATCCTTGCATTGTATATGGGAGGGATGAATATGACATTTGGGGAGCATTTGCGTGCTTATCGTGAAAAACTAGACATCACACAAATGGAAGCTGCTAAAATTTTAGGTATTGATCATTCCGCATTATCAAAATATGAAAAAGGCGATCTTGGTATTTCCCTCGAGTTATTAGCAAAAATAAAAGAAAAATACAAAATTCCAGATGATCAATTTTTATATATGTTCCAGGATAAGCGCTATAAAAGCGAAGATCCGATCCTAGAGGCTAGGGAAAGTAAAGCAAGATACATAGAAACCTTTCAGGATGAGTTTGTCAACGAAGTCATTCACTTGAAAGAATATCGTGATTTCACCATGGATATTGTTAATTTTGCCGAAAGTGACAAAGAACGAAGAAAATACATTTTAAGTCGATTAAAAAAAGATTAAAGCTTTTACTTACATCACAATAAGTAAAGGCTTTTTCTGTTGTTACGTCGCCTTTTAGTCAAATTGTTTTAGGTTCGACTTTTAATCAGCAGGTTTTAAACGTATAATGGAAGGAAAGCCTTTTTTCTTAGGAGAGATCCGTTTGAACCTTACTTCTTATCAAAAACTTGCATCTCATTATAATAAACAGATTCACCAGTCTATGGATACGATTGCTAAAAAGCTACATCCTGCTATGTTAGAGGATGAGGAGCTTGTCCGTCGTGCCGCTTTTTTTGTGCGTAACGGTGCTGTTTCTATAACGAATTATTACCCTCAGGAGCATCGGGTTGATTTTACAATACGCGATGTGACGAATATTGAAGTGAACTATCATATTACCAAAGATAATTTTCACTGCCCTTGTCCTATACATAAGCCGTGTAGACATATTGTGGCAGCTGTTTTTTATTTGTATCAACAAAATGATTCCTTGTCTACTTGGATTTCTGAATGGCGTTCACAGGCAGACCAGGTCCAACTGACTTTGCTAAAAGATGAACGTAGTCCTAGAAGTTGGGATATTATTGTCGAAAACTTTTTCCGTAAATTTATCGCCAATTATCCACCTACAAGTTTTTATTTACTTGAATTTGCTATTCATGATTTGAAATCTCAAATTCGAAAGTCCCGTCCATTTGAACGCGAGTGGCAGCCTATTTTTGATGTGTATGTGGAACTTTCTATACTCATAAAGTCATGGCCATATATCGAACCTCTTGCCCAGTCGAATATGCAAAATCGAGTTCTACATTTTTTAAACGAATACTTGGATGAGCTGAATGATCATTTAAACCAACTATCATCGAAGCCGCGTATGTTCGCAGCCGATCCCTTTTACGATGAAATAATGGTGCGAGTTCAGCATTTTTACTTTGATATGGAAAACCTTGTACACTATCGAAAGCAAGTATATCTGTCCTTTTGGGATGCGCTCGTAACAGACAAAAATAAAAGAATGAAAGAAGTAAAATATTTAGAGGCATTAGACACAGTAGAAGATGATGTGCCTTTAAATATGGTGCTACCATACTTTTACTTAACCTTGTCCATGACCGATGAACTATTGTTAGCTGCGGAAAAAATGGAAGGAAACCAGTTACTTGAGTGGGTAGAAGTATGTGAAAAGGCGCTTCAAACTGGCAAAAAAGAATTAGGTACCAACTTAGCTCGAAAGCTGCTGCCTCATGTTTCTTATTACTTAAACGAGGTAATACTAAATCCATCACGTGTTATACTCATCCGTAGATTAGAGCTTTTATTTGAAACAGTGCAGTTGCAGCCTGCAGAGTTAGAAAAAGTATACCAATCTTTTGGACTGTATGGATTACAGTCTTATTCGAACTTACTCATTAAGGAGAAGCGTTACTATGATTGGATGGCACTCCATCAATCGGCAAATTCCTCATTAGAGTATGCGGAAGCATGTGGACTTTCAGTTATAAAAGAAGAGGCTCCAGATGTTTTACTTCCACTTTATCATCACTATGCAATGCGTTTCATTCAAGAGAAAAATCGCTATAGCTACAAACAAGCCGTTAGAATTTGGAAAAAAATGAAACAAGTTGCGAAAAAATCGAATGATACTGACTACTGGAATGCATACGTGGAAAATGTTCGCGAAAAGTATCGCCGACTTCGCGCACTGCAACAAGAAATAGAGAAAGGAAACCTACCATTATGACTCAGCCTTTATCTATTACGAAAGAATTTTCTTTAAACATTCACCCTTTGGAAAACGGGCAGTTTCGCTTAGTTTCGATAAATATACCTGCCGAAAAGTGGGTACCATCCTTATATTTAAATCATCGAGAAAGCTTTTTCGGTCTCAATGCTCAAATAGAAGATAATGCACTTATCGCCTCTCCCGTTGAGTTAGTTGAACTTTTCTCTAGAAAAATGAATCCATTTACATTGTTTGACGGTGTCAATGAAGATTCTAATAAATGGTTAGAAACATTCAAAGATACAGCAAAAGTTTGGGCAACGCCTGACTTATGGGACTTTATAAACGTTGAAGGAAATGAACTTAAAATTACTGCACCAATTGATGATAGTGGGCAAGCACTTCTTGGGAATGCTGTTAAACAAAAGCTTTTCCAAGCCGGGCTATCGATGGAGGATATAGAGCCACTCATACCATTTTTCAAACGAGGTGGCTGGCCGATCAAGTCTCAGGCTACTCATCCAAGTTTATTAGTTGCACTTAGATTGTCAGAACCAGAAGCAATGGAAGACACATGGTTGCTCGAGACAGTGGTTCGTGGGAAAAAAAGCAGTGTTTACTGGACACCTGCATACCGAAAGAAATCATTACCCATAGGTAAAGCACTTCCTGATAAATGGGTTGAATTTAGTGATTTTATAGAAGAAACACAGTCAAAAATATTTTCTCTTATTTCTTCCATCGATCAAACAAATCCAGAAACATTCTATTCTTCCACATTAACTGATGAAGAAGTACGGATGTTTCTTCGTGATGATTTAGTGAAACTACAGGCACTTGGATTTGAGATTGTTCTTCCTGCTTGGCTGAAGGCGGTAAAAGACACAAAAATGCGTATTAAAACTGTCGCTAAGACGGCCAATTCATATAAAACTACTGCAGGTTTAAATGAAATACTGCAATTTAATTGGAGTTTTTCTTTGAACGGTCAAGAGATTTCAGCCGATGTGTTTCAACAGATGGTAAATGAAAATCGTTCGTTTATACAGGCTGGCAATGAATGGTTCCGTATCGATTCCGCTTGGATGCATGAAGTTCGAGAGCTTATAAGAAAATCAGAGGATGAGAACTGGACGGTGAAAGAGCTACTGTTCCGCGAAATTCCCGAAGAGCTTGCACTCGCACTTGACGACGAAGAGGAAACTGATGCTGATCCGTTATTTGAATTTGAAATGCAAAAATCCTTGCAAACTCTTATGACACAGCTCTCGGATAAAAAGGGTTTCCCTTCCGTAGAGATTTCTCCTAATCTGTTGACGACTTTACGCCCTTATCAGCAGCAAGGATTAGAATGGCTCGTCTTTATGCGAAATGAAAAATTTGGGGCTTGCCTAGCGGATGATATGGGTCTTGGAAAAACGGTACAGTTGATATCTTATTTACTGCATGTCCATGAAAATACAGAGCAACCGACACCTTCGCTCATTATTTGTCCTACTTCTGTATTAGGAAACTGGCAAAAAGAAATTGCCAAGTTTGCTCCTTCACTTAAAGTACAGACACATTACGGATCTTCCCGAACAAAAGAGATAGATATGACGAGTGATGTTGTTCTCACTACATTTGGAACTGCTATGCAAGATATCGATTCACTTTCTGAAATCGTATGGACCAGTACTACTTTAGATGAGGCACAGAACATTAAAAATATGCATACAAAACAATCACGTGCTATTCGAAAGTTAACTGGTGGTCATCATATTGCGCTGACTGGTACGCCTGTAGAAAATAGATTATCGGAGTTATGGTCTATCTTTGACTTTATCCATAAAGGATATTTAGGCTCTTTCGGTAAGTTCCAAGAAAATTATATAGCACCTATTGAACGAGATAATTCCGATGCAACAAAACATAAATTACGAGTGAAAATTCAACCATTCCTATTAAGAAGAACGAAACAAGATCCAGAGCTTCAGCTTAACTTACCAGAAAAGTTGGAGCAACGAGAGTATTGTGCCCTTACTACAGAGCAGGCGGCTTTGTATGAATCACTTATACAAGAAACCGTAAGCAAGCTCGACACACTAACTGGGTTCGAGAAAAAGGGCCTCATTCTCAAAATGCTCAGCAAGCTGAAACAACTTTGTAATCACCCCGCACTCTATTTAAAAGAGCCCTTTGATGATGCAGAGGATATGCTTGAGCGTTCCGAGAAGCTAGCTCAAATTGTGACACTTGCCGGAGAAATTGCAGCACGTGGTGAGCAATGTCTAATCTTTACTCAGTATATCGGGATGGGACATTTACTTCAGCATTGTTTAACAGAGCTATATGAAATTGATGCACCATTTTTGACTGGTAGTATGCCTAAAAACCAACGTGATCATTTGGTAGAAGCATTCCAAGCAAAAGAGTTTCCTGTATTCTTATTATCACTTAAGGCTGGCGGAACTGGCTTAAACTTAACTGCGGCAAGTCATGTGCTCCATGCCGATCGATGGTGGAATCCTGCAGTTGAAAACCAAGCAACTGATCGTGCTTACCGGATTGGACAGACAAACTTTGTTCATGTCCATAAATTTATAACAATTGGAACAATTGAAGAAAAAATCGATAAGCTTCTAGTTGAGAAACAGGCGCTATCAGAGGAGTTAATCCATTCTAGTCAGTGGATCACTGAAATGTCGGATAATGACATAAAAGACTTACTCACACTGTCTATTTAATAATATTTTATTAAAACCCTGGCCAAATATTTTTTGGTCAGGGTTTCCCTCTTTTGATAATCATTGAATAGGATTGCGGCCTTATCAATCATTAAACTGGTAGTTGGTTTGGTGGTGTTACTGGAAATTCAAAATCACTCTCAATATTTTTATTTGGCTGTTGCACTGTTTGTGCTGGTTGTTCCTCGTCTCGTTTCTTTGTTGCTAAAAATCGGATGTCCTCCACAACTATTTCTGTAACGAATACTCTCGCTCCCGCTTCCTTCTCATAAGACCTTGTATTAAGTCTACCTGTTATCCCTACAAGTGACCCTTTACCACAATACTTGACGGTCGTTTCAGCGAGCTTTCCCCAAATCGTGCATAGCACAAAGTTCGCTTCATCATTTTTATAGCTTTTATTTACCGCGACTATGAAACTCGTTTGCATCCTCCCTTCTGATAAATGCTTTAATTGTGGAGATTTCGTCATACGTCCGATTATCGAAACAGTGTTCAATCTGTCACCTCCTTTACTAGCATTAGCCCTATCATACTGGCAGTATAAATTGTTGGCAAAAGCTTATAATTCAATTTTCAAGCATTTTTTAAGCACAAAATTTAATTCCTGAAACCGACTTTCTTTAAACTCTTTCTATATCAACTTTCTAATTTTCAATAATGCTATTTTGGTAGTTTGTACTATTATTTTTTCCACCTAAATCACTATGCTATAATGGAAACTAATTAATGCTTTTCCAAAGGGGATTTGTGTATGAAAACATTCAAAATGATTTCAGTCAGTATTATTTCAGACCATGAAGAAGTGCCAATAACAATTGAGGATGGCATTGTTATCAATCAGGAAAATTCAAGCCGTTCTTGGATATTAGAACTATTTACTGATCAAAAATACGAAAATTATTTTAATGAATTAAAAATGTCTAATGAAGTATATGATGTAAAAGTTATTATTTCTTATCCAGAAAACGAACCTGCTCATTTTGAAGTGGTAACCTACTCTGTTAAACAAATTGGCAATCACCTTTCCGTGCTGCTTAGAGGTACATTGAAACGAGTAAGAAGAAAATACGCAGAGTCTTTGCTAGCGCAGCTAATCGAGGAAGGCTTAACTGGCGAAGATTTACTTTCTAAATTTGAAAACGATATGAAAACTAGACCTGCCTTGAAGAAGGATCAATAGTAGGAAACCTAATACTAGCTTTGCTAATGCAATTTTTGTTTATACCGGAATTCTTGGAATCCCTGTGAATTTGCAGCGATTTTTGTTACGTAAAATCACTGAGACCAGCCATTGCTATCGGTTGAGATCAATTTTTCCACTTTGCCAAGTTTATAAATACCGTTTACTTCCATGAAGGATATCGCAAGTTTTTCTTCTTTAATACTAGTTACTTGCGTTAACATGTCGGTTACTTGCGCTCATGGTAAATTTACTTGCTCTATCCTATCCGGTACTTGCGCTACGTCGTTGGTTACTTGCTTTCAAGTGCCATTTATTTGGGAAACGGAATATTTATCCATTAAGAAAGGTGGATATTCTATAGAAATCATCTAGGACGAAAGATTTAGTTACTTGCGCTTGCCATTTGTTTAACTGAAAAAAGATGCTGATCCTAAATTTTTTAGGAATCAGCATCTTTTTTAATTTTTATTCAAATTATTTAGTATTATTGTCTTTATCATTTATCAATTCATCATCATCGTGCTCTGTGCTTGGTTCTTTTATCCATTTATCATCGTTTGGTACATTTCCGTTTCCTGTACCATTATCAGTTCCCATTCCATTTCCTGTACCATTATCGCCATCCATTGTTCCGTTATCGAGTGTTCCGTTATTGTTGGTTCCATCATTGATGGTTCCATCGTTTAATGTTCCATTCCCATTGTTATCCATACCGTTGTTTGTGTTCGGCGATGGAGTATTTATATCATCTCGCACATCCTCCATTGGGGTTTCATTGTTGTCAGGGATAGCATCATCGTTTACATTGTTACACCCAACTAATAAAAAAGAACATAAAGCTACAGCAGGAACGGCTTTTTTCCACATAAAAAAATTCCTCCTTTCTTAGATATCGTCATCACTAATTTGTGACTTACGATAGGTTATCCAAGAAAAAAGGAACTATCCTATGGCATTTATGCCTGTTTTTGCATTTCTTTTAGAAGCGATTCAACGTATAATGCCTCTGCTTTGCAGCCATATTTAAAGTGAGTATCTAATTTTTCTTGCATAATTTCAATGGAAGCAATCAAATCCTCATTAACTGGCTCTGATAAAATTTTCTCAATAGATGCATTTATTTTTAGTGCTATTTCTTCATGGAACTCTGGACTTTCTTTTACCTCTTGAGGTACTTTCTCAAACCAAGTGGCAGACTCAACAATGTATAATTGCCAACTTTTCACGAAGTCTTCGATAGTAAAAAGTTCTTCATCCCAATTGATATTCGTCATATATATTTCAAAAGCCTTTGTTATAGATCTAGTAATACTGCTTTTAATTCCTGATGACAACTCATTATACATGAAGCATAAAACCTCCTACATTATTGCAACGCATAAATATTTCTAAATAATTCAACTTATTTTATATGATATAACTCTATATTGCAAATTATTACTTCTCTACTACAGGTCCAAGGGCAAAAAGTATATCTGCCTCACACACTAATTCTCCATCTACTGTTGCGATTCCGTGACCTTTTCCCATAGTTCCACGTAGTTTTGTCAATTCAACCTCTAGTTTTAATTGGTCACCTGGCTTCACTTGACGTTTAAATCGGCAATTATCAATCCCAGTAAAGAATGCGAGTCTTCCTTTATTCTCTGGAATTTGAAGAACAGCTACTGCCCCTATCTGAGCAAGAGCCTCTACGATTAGTACTCCGGGCATTACTGGATATCCTGGGAAATGACCATTGAAGAACTCTTCGTTAATCGTTACATTTTTTAAGCCTACCGCACGCTTTCCTTCTTCAACTTCTAGAATTTTATCTATCATAAGAAAGGGATAACGATGAGGTAAAATTGCTTGAACTTGCTCTGTTGTTAACATAGAATCATCCTCCAAAAGATTATTTGCCATCTTTAATATCAATCATATGCTGGTATGTATCCCATTTTAATGCGTCCTTTGGTTCACCATCACCTAATACGCCATAACCAACCATTAGACCTGCCATAGCTGCTCCAGCAAAGAATAGAATAACGAGTAGTATACGCAACCAAATAGGAAACATGCGGATCTGAACCCATTTGGTTGCTCCAGTCGTTGCTGCTTGTTCATTGGCTTTTTCTTGTTCTTTTTCTAATCTTCGCTGTTGTCTACCAGAAATTTTACTTTCTTCTGTCATAAACACAACTCCTTACACGAATAATTATCTAATGCCATTAATAAGTCCCAGCATTTGGTCCGCAATTGTAATGGAACGGGCATTGAACTGATAAGAACGTTGCGCTGTCATGAGATCCGTTATCTCTTTAGATGTATCCACATTAGACAACTCTAACATACCATTCGCCATAGCTATTTCCTCGCGGTCTGCACCTTGTAGATCTGTCATAATATCTTCTGCATTTAAACCTAATTCTTGTAGGTTTTCCGGCATCGCAATATATGTTGCAGATAAATGCTCCATCGCATTCGGCTTTTGTAACACAGAAACTGCTAATTCACGTTGCTGAGTAGTACCGTCTGGATATGTTGCTGTTAGAGTTCCTGTTTCATTTACAGTGAAACCCGTAGCACCATCTGGAATAGTAATCGCTTGTCCACCTGCATTAGCTACTGGATAACCATCACCGTTCACAAGCATAAGCTCTCCATTTTCCATTGGCGAAACATAAAAGGCACCTTGACGCGTATAGGCTGTCTGTTGCCCGTCTACCCCATCCGGCATAAGCACATTAAAATATTGCTTCGGCTCTTGGAAAGCGAAATCTAAATCGCGGTCTGTAGATTGGAGACTACCTTGCTTCCAGTTCATTTGCGTCTGCGCAAGAGCTGCACCAACACCATAGCGGATTCCTGTAGGTGAATCTCGTTCTACTCTATCTAATTTATCATTATTGTATTGTTGATATAATAATTCTTGGAATTTTGCATCCTTCGCTTTATAGCCATGAGTACCTGTATTAGAAAGGTTATTCCCAATAATGTCTATTTGGCTTTGTAGTTGCGACATTGTATTTGTCGCTGTAATCATCGTGCGTAGCATTTAAGCCTACCTCTTTTCATGGTTAAAGATTGTAATAGCTTTATCAATTCACACGGCCCACTTCGTTAACAGCTTTGTCCATACTTCTATCGTATGCTTGCAGTACTTTTTGGTTTGCTTCAAATGCACGATACGCAGTTAGCATATCTGTCATTGTTCTGGCAGTGTCTACATTTGAACCTTCAATATACCCTTGTTGCATCGAAAACGTTACATTATCTATATTATAGGCAGATGGAAGGTCAGTACCGTCCACTGTTTGGAATAAACCGTTATCTTGCTTTATAAGCGTATTAGGCTGCGTAGAAAAGGATACACCAATTCGGGTTACTGCAGCATTGTCTACAAGGATCTGTCCACTTGAATCCACTTGGAAATCATCATTCTCTAGCTGAATTGGTTGCCCTTCTGAATCCAGTACATACAGGCCTTGGGGGTTCGTTAAGTATCCTGCTCCATCTAACGTGAAATTCGCATTTCGAGTGTATGCTTCCCCTTCAGTAGGATGCTGCAAACGATAAAATACTGCTCCTGTTTGACCTGTCTCTTCATCCACTGGTAGTGAACCATCAACTAATGCTATGTCTGTGTTTAAATCAGTTTGCACGAGTTGTCCTTGAGTCATTAATGCCATTGTTTCTTGCATGTACACACCCGTACTAATTGCGCCAACTTCGGAAACATATTTTCCACTAATCGGATCCTTTGTAGGAATTTGAGTAGGTCCAAGTCTGGACATAAGCATATCTGGAAACGAGCGAATCGTCGATTGATCTGCTTTGAATCCTGGTGTATTTGCATTGGCCATATTATTTGTTAATAGTTCTGTTCTACGCTGTTGCGCAATCATTCCTGATGCAACTGTATTAAATCCGCGAAACATAAGAAAGCCTCCACTTCAGTCTAATGCAAACTTAGTATACGGGCATATCTTTTAGCTCCGCAGAAAATTCGCATTTATCTTCTTGATATTTTGTCAATATTATCTAACATAATCCCTGTTCCTATTGCGACACAATCCATTGGGTTTTCAGCTATAAATACCGGTACTTTTAACTCCTCCATCAACAAATGGTCCATACCGTGTAAAAGTGCTCCGCCTCCTGTTATGATAACTCCGCGATCAATAATATCTGCAGATAGCTCAGGTGGTGTCTTTTCTAATACATTTTTTGCAGCTTGTACAATACCTGTAACTGATTCTTTCAAGGCTTTTTCTATTTCTTCAGATTTAATTGTTATCGTTCTAGGAAGTCCTGAGACCATATCACGTCCACGAATGTCCATCTCTTCATGACGACTATCTGGAAAAACGGTTCCTATCGAAATTTTAATATTTTCAGCAGTACGTTCCCCTATGAGAAGCTTGTACTCTTTTTTTATATACTGAAGAATGTCATTGTCAAAAACATCTCCCGCAATTTTAATCGATTCACTCGTTACGATATCCCCCATGGAAAGTACTGCAACATCTGTTGTACCTCCACCAATATCAACAACCATGTTACCACTCGGTTGGAAAATATCCATTCCTGCACCGATCGCGGCTACTTTTGGCTCTTCTTCTAAATAGACTTTCTTCCCACCAGACTTCTCAGCTGCTTCGCGTATTGCTTTTTGTTCTACACTAGTAATATTTGTAGGACAGCAGATTAAAATGCGCGGCTTGGATAGGAATCCTTTTACATTTAACTTATTGATAAAATGCTTTAACATAGCTTCTGTCACGTCAAAATCAGCAATCACACCAT carries:
- a CDS encoding transcriptional regulator, with amino-acid sequence MILVQLMKPFYTKYEGNSIKMVFAYQYFSIRKDDELFHFIPVEGKEIILNAQTLQVENLSEVFVFQKGNRFIRLPLYQLLLVSDIHTHLQTILEEANQDTQEVPIEGTEEVIELLEQLNLERMFDFALTTRDESLFNKLQQYKKN
- a CDS encoding helix-turn-helix domain-containing protein, whose amino-acid sequence is MTFGEHLRAYREKLDITQMEAAKILGIDHSALSKYEKGDLGISLELLAKIKEKYKIPDDQFLYMFQDKRYKSEDPILEARESKARYIETFQDEFVNEVIHLKEYRDFTMDIVNFAESDKERRKYILSRLKKD
- a CDS encoding DEAD/DEAH box helicase; this translates as MTQPLSITKEFSLNIHPLENGQFRLVSINIPAEKWVPSLYLNHRESFFGLNAQIEDNALIASPVELVELFSRKMNPFTLFDGVNEDSNKWLETFKDTAKVWATPDLWDFINVEGNELKITAPIDDSGQALLGNAVKQKLFQAGLSMEDIEPLIPFFKRGGWPIKSQATHPSLLVALRLSEPEAMEDTWLLETVVRGKKSSVYWTPAYRKKSLPIGKALPDKWVEFSDFIEETQSKIFSLISSIDQTNPETFYSSTLTDEEVRMFLRDDLVKLQALGFEIVLPAWLKAVKDTKMRIKTVAKTANSYKTTAGLNEILQFNWSFSLNGQEISADVFQQMVNENRSFIQAGNEWFRIDSAWMHEVRELIRKSEDENWTVKELLFREIPEELALALDDEEETDADPLFEFEMQKSLQTLMTQLSDKKGFPSVEISPNLLTTLRPYQQQGLEWLVFMRNEKFGACLADDMGLGKTVQLISYLLHVHENTEQPTPSLIICPTSVLGNWQKEIAKFAPSLKVQTHYGSSRTKEIDMTSDVVLTTFGTAMQDIDSLSEIVWTSTTLDEAQNIKNMHTKQSRAIRKLTGGHHIALTGTPVENRLSELWSIFDFIHKGYLGSFGKFQENYIAPIERDNSDATKHKLRVKIQPFLLRRTKQDPELQLNLPEKLEQREYCALTTEQAALYESLIQETVSKLDTLTGFEKKGLILKMLSKLKQLCNHPALYLKEPFDDAEDMLERSEKLAQIVTLAGEIAARGEQCLIFTQYIGMGHLLQHCLTELYEIDAPFLTGSMPKNQRDHLVEAFQAKEFPVFLLSLKAGGTGLNLTAASHVLHADRWWNPAVENQATDRAYRIGQTNFVHVHKFITIGTIEEKIDKLLVEKQALSEELIHSSQWITEMSDNDIKDLLTLSI
- a CDS encoding single-stranded DNA-binding protein, encoding MNTVSIIGRMTKSPQLKHLSEGRMQTSFIVAVNKSYKNDEANFVLCTIWGKLAETTVKYCGKGSLVGITGRLNTRSYEKEAGARVFVTEIVVEDIRFLATKKRDEEQPAQTVQQPNKNIESDFEFPVTPPNQLPV
- a CDS encoding YwpF family protein — its product is MKTFKMISVSIISDHEEVPITIEDGIVINQENSSRSWILELFTDQKYENYFNELKMSNEVYDVKVIISYPENEPAHFEVVTYSVKQIGNHLSVLLRGTLKRVRRKYAESLLAQLIEEGLTGEDLLSKFENDMKTRPALKKDQ
- the fabZ gene encoding 3-hydroxyacyl-ACP dehydratase FabZ; its protein translation is MLTTEQVQAILPHRYPFLMIDKILEVEEGKRAVGLKNVTINEEFFNGHFPGYPVMPGVLIVEALAQIGAVAVLQIPENKGRLAFFTGIDNCRFKRQVKPGDQLKLEVELTKLRGTMGKGHGIATVDGELVCEADILFALGPVVEK
- a CDS encoding DNA-directed RNA polymerase subunit beta, whose protein sequence is MTEESKISGRQQRRLEKEQEKANEQAATTGATKWVQIRMFPIWLRILLVILFFAGAAMAGLMVGYGVLGDGEPKDALKWDTYQHMIDIKDGK
- a CDS encoding flagellar hook-basal body protein, which codes for MLRTMITATNTMSQLQSQIDIIGNNLSNTGTHGYKAKDAKFQELLYQQYNNDKLDRVERDSPTGIRYGVGAALAQTQMNWKQGSLQSTDRDLDFAFQEPKQYFNVLMPDGVDGQQTAYTRQGAFYVSPMENGELMLVNGDGYPVANAGGQAITIPDGATGFTVNETGTLTATYPDGTTQQRELAVSVLQKPNAMEHLSATYIAMPENLQELGLNAEDIMTDLQGADREEIAMANGMLELSNVDTSKEITDLMTAQRSYQFNARSITIADQMLGLINGIR
- a CDS encoding flagellar hook-basal body protein: MFRGFNTVASGMIAQQRRTELLTNNMANANTPGFKADQSTIRSFPDMLMSRLGPTQIPTKDPISGKYVSEVGAISTGVYMQETMALMTQGQLVQTDLNTDIALVDGSLPVDEETGQTGAVFYRLQHPTEGEAYTRNANFTLDGAGYLTNPQGLYVLDSEGQPIQLENDDFQVDSSGQILVDNAAVTRIGVSFSTQPNTLIKQDNGLFQTVDGTDLPSAYNIDNVTFSMQQGYIEGSNVDTARTMTDMLTAYRAFEANQKVLQAYDRSMDKAVNEVGRVN
- a CDS encoding rod shape-determining protein, producing the protein MFAKDIGIDLGTANVLIHVKGKGIVLNEPSVVAIDRNTKKVLAVGEEARQMVGRTPGNITAIRPLKDGVIADFDVTEAMLKHFINKLNVKGFLSKPRILICCPTNITSVEQKAIREAAEKSGGKKVYLEEEPKVAAIGAGMDIFQPSGNMVVDIGGGTTDVAVLSMGDIVTSESIKIAGDVFDNDILQYIKKEYKLLIGERTAENIKISIGTVFPDSRHEEMDIRGRDMVSGLPRTITIKSEEIEKALKESVTGIVQAAKNVLEKTPPELSADIIDRGVIITGGGALLHGMDHLLMEELKVPVFIAENPMDCVAIGTGIMLDNIDKISRR